In Penaeus vannamei isolate JL-2024 chromosome 4, ASM4276789v1, whole genome shotgun sequence, a single window of DNA contains:
- the LOC138861536 gene encoding cuticle protein 7-like codes for MVIGLEPNLFYDFFAVYIAGRPHRLHHFCIFLNMFAKFIFAFAFVAMALARPEETPGYDYSAPSSPGKYDFNYAVKDDYSNNNYGHQEDRNGYGAQGSYYVLLPDGRLQKVTYSVNGDSGFVAEVSYEGEAHYAAPQPSYKPTPSYA; via the exons ATGGTTATAGGTTTAGAGCCTAATTTG TTTTACGACTTCTTTGCAGTATATATAGCAGGTCGCCCTCACAGACTACATCACTTCTGCATCTTCCTCAACATGTTTGCTAAG TTCATCTTTGCTTTCGCCTTCGTGGCCATGGCTCTCGCCCGCCCTGAGGAGACCCCAGGCTATGATTATTCAGCGCCTTCCTCACCCggcaagtacgacttcaactacgctgtCAAGGACGACTACTCTAACAACAACTACGGTCACCAGGAGGATCGCAATGGCTATGGTGCCCAgggttcctactacgtcctccttcccgacggtcgtctgcagaaggtcacctactccgtcaacggcgactctggcttcgtggccgaggtcagctacgagggagAGGCCCATTACGCGGCTCCACAGCCTTCCTACAAGCCGACCCCTTCATACGCTTAA
- the LOC113806905 gene encoding cuticle protein 19-like, with the protein MLTKFIFAFAFVAMALARPEETPGYDYSAPSSPGKYDFNYAVKDDYSNNNYGHQEDRNGYGAQGSYYVLLPDGRLQKVTYSVNGDSGFVAEVSYEGEAHYAAPQPSYKPTPSYA; encoded by the coding sequence TTCATCTTTGCTTTCGCCTTCGTGGCCATGGCTCTCGCCCGCCCTGAGGAGACCCCAGGCTATGATTATTCAGCGCCTTCCTCACCCggcaagtacgacttcaactacgctgtCAAGGACGACTACTCTAACAACAACTACGGTCACCAGGAGGATCGCAATGGCTACGGTGCCCAgggttcctactacgtcctccttcccgacggtcgtctgcagaaggtcacctactccgtcaacggcgactctggcttcgtggccgaggtcagctacgagggagAGGCCCATTACGCGGCTCCACAGCCTTCCTACAAGCCGACCCCTTCATACGCTTAA
- the LOC138861537 gene encoding pro-resilin-like, with protein sequence MAMALVPAEETPGYDYSSPSHGSSSGKYDFNYAVKDDYSSNNFGHQDGYNNQGSYYVLLPDGRLQKVTYSVNGDSGFVAEVSYEGEAQYPEHKPSYKLTTSYALVATVLHVFL encoded by the coding sequence ATGGCCATGGCCCTCGTCCCCGCTGAGGAGACCCCAGGCTATGattactcttccccttctcatggTTCATCATCCggcaagtacgacttcaactacgctgtCAAGGACGACTACTCCAGTAACAACTTCGGTCACCAGGATGGCTATAACaaccagggatcctactacgtcctccttcctgACGGCcgtctgcagaaggtcacctactccgtcaacggcgactctggcttcgtggccgaggtcagctacgagggagAGGCCCAGTACCCTGAGCACAAGCCTTCCTACAAGCTAACTACTTCTTATGCCTTAGTGGCAACCGTCCTGCACGTCTTCTTGTAA